One genomic window of Acidobacteriota bacterium includes the following:
- a CDS encoding NADH-quinone oxidoreductase subunit N, with translation MPAWFSTSDLYYLLPELVLTGATLVLLVVNTFIPRPHQRIMSWLGIAALAASGITLASVAGGPPVSLAHGVVAVDAFGTFFKAIFLLSAALTLLMSVRYLDIEGTRHGEYVFMVLCATIGMMFMAGGTDLITLFIGLETMAIAFYILAGMLKSNRLSNEAAVKYFLLGTFSLGLLLYGMSLLYGMSGTTNLHVLAIKIAEHGRDPWLVLAVILVVAGMGFKIAAVPFHMWAPDVYEGAPTPITAFLSVGSKAASFAMLLRIFFEGVPSMADDWKMLFYAMAIVTMTVGNVAALTQTNIKRMLAYSSIAHAGYLLIGVVAGTPRGVTAMMIYLAVYAFMQIGAFAVVIMMRRADAIGDELKDLSGLFARQPFGALAMLIFMLSLGGIPPTAGFMGKFWLFSAAIDAQYYWLAVIGVLNSAISLYYYLRIVVFMFMKGDPTGSDPRPAPALAAVLVVALAATIILGVYPRPLFELAEASARTLGVVAATATSF, from the coding sequence ATGCCAGCCTGGTTCTCGACCTCGGATCTCTACTACCTGCTGCCGGAGCTGGTGCTCACCGGCGCCACGCTCGTGCTGCTCGTGGTGAACACGTTCATTCCGCGGCCGCATCAGCGGATCATGTCGTGGCTCGGCATCGCGGCGCTGGCGGCGTCCGGGATCACGCTCGCGTCGGTGGCCGGCGGGCCGCCTGTGAGCCTCGCCCACGGCGTGGTCGCCGTCGACGCGTTCGGCACGTTCTTCAAGGCGATCTTCCTGCTCTCGGCGGCGCTGACGCTGCTGATGTCGGTGCGGTACCTCGACATCGAGGGGACCCGGCACGGCGAGTACGTGTTCATGGTGCTGTGCGCGACGATCGGCATGATGTTCATGGCAGGCGGCACGGACCTGATCACGCTCTTCATCGGCCTCGAGACGATGGCGATCGCGTTCTACATCCTGGCCGGGATGCTCAAGTCCAACCGCCTGTCGAACGAAGCGGCGGTCAAGTACTTCCTCCTGGGCACGTTCTCGCTTGGACTGCTGCTGTACGGGATGTCCCTGCTGTACGGGATGTCTGGCACCACCAACCTGCACGTGCTCGCCATCAAGATCGCCGAGCACGGCCGCGATCCGTGGCTCGTCCTGGCGGTCATCCTCGTGGTCGCCGGCATGGGTTTCAAGATCGCGGCGGTGCCGTTCCATATGTGGGCGCCGGACGTGTACGAGGGCGCGCCGACGCCGATTACCGCCTTCCTCTCGGTCGGATCAAAGGCGGCCTCGTTCGCCATGCTGCTCAGGATCTTCTTCGAAGGCGTCCCATCGATGGCCGACGACTGGAAGATGCTGTTCTACGCCATGGCGATCGTCACGATGACAGTGGGCAACGTCGCCGCGCTGACGCAGACCAACATCAAGCGCATGCTGGCGTACTCGTCGATCGCGCACGCCGGGTACCTGTTGATCGGCGTCGTCGCCGGTACGCCGCGCGGCGTCACGGCGATGATGATCTACCTGGCGGTCTACGCCTTCATGCAGATCGGCGCCTTCGCCGTCGTCATCATGATGCGCCGAGCCGACGCCATCGGCGACGAACTCAAGGATCTGAGCGGCCTGTTTGCGCGGCAGCCGTTCGGCGCCCTGGCCATGCTGATCTTCATGCTGTCGCTGGGGGGCATTCCGCCGACCGCCGGGTTCATGGGCAAGTTCTGGCTGTTCAGCGCGGCCATCGACGCGCAGTACTACTGGCTCGCCGTCATCGGCGTCCTCAACAGCGCCATCTCGCTCTACTACTACCTTCGTATCGTCGTGTTCATGTTCATGAAGGGCGATCCCACCGGCTCTGATCCGAGACCGGCCCCCGCGCTCGCGGCGGTGCTGGTGGTGGCGCTGGCCGCCACGATCATCCTGGGAGTCTACCCGCGGCCGCTCTTTGAGCTGGCCGAGGCGTCGGCCAGGACGCTCGGCGTGGTCGCCGCCACGGCGACGTCGTTCTAG
- a CDS encoding MBOAT family protein, whose protein sequence is MVFNSVHFIVFFVAVYALYRHLPHRGQNWLLLAASYYFYASWDWRFLGLLLASTVVDFFCGRYIAARQVPRQRKAALILSLAFNLSMLGFFKYFNFFAENLHALVGVFGFRVDFFTLRVLLPIGISFYTFITMSYVIDVYRRTIEPARDFVEFGVFVAYFPHLVAGPILRASLLLTQISKPRIVTSTQVAEGLWLILYGFFKKMFVADNLAPLVNATFAGSANPGGLEVVLAVLAFAFQIYGDFSGYSDIAIGTSKLMGIELNLNFRFPYFVRTPQEFWANWHMSLSAWLRDYLFLPLSYAFSRRLDGVNWFGLRDDVWIYAFATMITMLLGGLWHGAAWTFVLWGAYQGVLLVAFKLATSGRRTRRRQARPILTGLGIAGMFGLTCYGWLIFRASSVTQVVSMTRVIFTGFDPSGAVLAKLGWPLLAYAAPLMALQAAEWKADNLGVVFRWPGPVRWVVVGLLVYLIVLFGNFEGSKFIYFQF, encoded by the coding sequence ATGGTCTTCAACTCGGTCCACTTCATCGTCTTCTTCGTGGCGGTCTACGCGCTGTACCGGCACCTGCCGCACCGCGGACAGAACTGGCTGCTGCTGGCCGCGAGCTACTACTTCTACGCGTCATGGGACTGGCGATTCCTGGGGCTGCTGCTCGCATCGACGGTTGTCGACTTCTTCTGCGGGCGCTATATCGCCGCCCGCCAGGTTCCGCGGCAGCGGAAGGCCGCCCTCATCCTGAGCCTGGCCTTCAATCTCTCGATGCTGGGCTTCTTCAAGTACTTCAACTTCTTCGCCGAGAACCTGCACGCGCTCGTCGGCGTCTTCGGGTTCCGGGTGGATTTCTTCACGCTTCGCGTGCTCCTGCCCATCGGGATCTCGTTCTACACGTTCATCACGATGAGTTACGTGATCGACGTGTACCGGCGCACCATCGAGCCCGCACGCGACTTTGTCGAGTTTGGCGTGTTCGTCGCGTACTTTCCGCACCTGGTGGCCGGTCCCATCCTGCGGGCGTCGCTGCTGTTGACCCAGATCTCGAAGCCGCGAATCGTCACGTCGACCCAGGTGGCGGAGGGCCTGTGGCTCATCCTCTACGGGTTCTTCAAGAAGATGTTCGTGGCCGACAATCTGGCTCCGCTCGTCAATGCGACGTTTGCCGGGTCCGCGAACCCGGGCGGACTCGAGGTCGTGCTCGCGGTGCTGGCGTTCGCGTTTCAGATCTACGGCGACTTCTCGGGATACTCCGACATCGCCATCGGCACGTCGAAACTGATGGGGATCGAGCTCAATCTCAACTTCCGCTTCCCGTACTTCGTCAGGACGCCCCAGGAATTCTGGGCCAACTGGCACATGAGTCTGTCCGCCTGGCTGCGCGACTACCTGTTTCTCCCCTTGAGCTATGCGTTTTCCAGGCGTCTTGACGGCGTCAACTGGTTCGGCCTGCGAGACGACGTCTGGATCTACGCGTTCGCCACCATGATCACGATGCTGCTCGGAGGCCTCTGGCATGGCGCGGCGTGGACCTTCGTCCTGTGGGGTGCTTACCAAGGCGTGCTGCTCGTGGCCTTCAAGCTGGCAACAAGCGGACGACGAACGCGGCGGCGCCAAGCGCGCCCGATCCTGACAGGACTGGGTATCGCAGGCATGTTCGGCCTCACCTGCTACGGATGGCTGATCTTCCGTGCGTCCTCGGTGACACAAGTCGTCTCGATGACGCGGGTGATCTTCACTGGCTTCGATCCCAGCGGCGCCGTACTCGCAAAACTGGGATGGCCGCTGCTCGCATATGCGGCGCCGTTGATGGCGCTTCAGGCTGCGGAATGGAAGGCCGACAACCTCGGCGTGGTGTTCCGGTGGCCGGGACCGGTGCGCTGGGTCGTCGTCGGGCTGCTCGTCTACCTGATCGTGCTCTTCGGGAACTTCGAAGGATCGAAGTTCATCTACTTCCAGTTCTAG
- a CDS encoding NADH-quinone oxidoreductase subunit M → MNDANSHLLSIILFTPLLGAVLLLFVSRQQTNLIRWIANIVAFIGFVVSLPLWFAYNPAGAQFQFVERCPWIPSIGAEYFLGVDGFSVLLILLTTLMGVIAILSSWTAITERVKEYYIFLLVLQSGMIGAFISLDFLLFFLFWEVMLVPMYFLIGIWGSDRRLYSAIKFFLYTLVGSVVMLLGILALYFHYHEVTQVWSFDITKYQAANIPTGLQWWLFLAFFLGFSIKVPMFPFHTWLPDAHTDAPTAGSVILAAILLKMGTYGFIRFSLPILPDASRTFVPMMVTLSIIGIIYGGLVAMAQKDWKRLVAYSSVSHMGMVTLGMFALNPVGMAGSIIQQLNHGISTGALFLLVGVVYERRHTRQISEYGGLSKVMPIYAAIFMIMTMSSIGLPTLNGFIGEFLILAGVFMVPGHGMLWATLAGSGVVLGAAYMLWLYQRTMFGKIENPKNEKLLDLNFREFMTFAPLIILAVWIGIYPTPFLEKIDPTVKTVIARLNSAYAAPAVAKAAAKPNDCGETPAAKPANPFVSMAPCDAAAGTAAKPAPSEPKASVPALNESAKGSESKGATKKPGPGPEGSPTGGRD, encoded by the coding sequence GTGAACGACGCCAACTCCCATCTTCTCTCGATCATTCTGTTCACCCCGCTTCTCGGGGCTGTGCTGCTGTTGTTCGTGAGCCGGCAGCAGACGAACCTCATCCGGTGGATCGCGAACATCGTCGCGTTCATCGGGTTCGTGGTGTCGCTGCCGCTGTGGTTCGCGTACAACCCGGCTGGCGCGCAGTTCCAGTTCGTCGAGCGGTGCCCCTGGATTCCGTCGATCGGGGCGGAGTACTTCCTGGGCGTGGACGGGTTCAGCGTGCTGCTGATCCTGCTGACGACACTGATGGGCGTCATCGCCATCCTGTCGTCGTGGACGGCCATCACCGAGCGGGTCAAGGAGTACTACATCTTCCTGCTCGTCCTCCAGAGCGGGATGATTGGCGCCTTCATCTCGCTGGACTTCCTGCTGTTCTTCCTGTTCTGGGAAGTGATGCTGGTGCCGATGTACTTCCTGATCGGCATCTGGGGCAGCGATCGGCGGCTCTACTCGGCGATCAAGTTCTTCCTGTACACGCTGGTCGGCAGCGTGGTCATGCTGCTCGGCATTCTGGCGCTCTACTTCCACTATCACGAAGTGACGCAGGTCTGGTCGTTCGACATCACGAAGTATCAAGCGGCGAACATTCCCACCGGCCTGCAGTGGTGGCTGTTCCTGGCATTCTTCCTCGGGTTCTCCATCAAGGTCCCGATGTTCCCGTTCCACACCTGGTTGCCTGATGCGCACACCGACGCGCCAACGGCCGGGTCCGTGATTCTGGCGGCCATCCTCCTGAAGATGGGCACGTACGGCTTCATCCGGTTCAGCCTGCCGATCCTGCCCGACGCATCCCGCACGTTCGTGCCGATGATGGTGACGCTTTCGATCATCGGCATCATCTATGGTGGGCTGGTGGCGATGGCGCAGAAGGACTGGAAGCGGCTGGTCGCGTACTCCAGCGTCAGCCACATGGGCATGGTGACGCTGGGCATGTTCGCGCTCAATCCGGTCGGCATGGCCGGCAGCATTATCCAGCAGCTTAACCACGGCATTTCGACCGGCGCCCTTTTCCTGCTCGTCGGCGTCGTCTACGAACGGCGGCACACGCGCCAGATCTCCGAGTACGGCGGGCTGTCGAAGGTGATGCCCATCTACGCCGCGATCTTCATGATCATGACGATGTCGTCGATCGGGTTGCCGACGCTGAACGGGTTCATCGGCGAGTTCCTGATCCTGGCGGGGGTCTTCATGGTGCCCGGACACGGCATGCTCTGGGCGACGCTGGCGGGAAGCGGCGTTGTGCTGGGCGCGGCGTACATGCTGTGGCTGTATCAGCGGACGATGTTCGGCAAGATCGAGAATCCGAAGAACGAGAAACTGCTGGACCTGAATTTCCGCGAGTTCATGACCTTCGCGCCGCTCATCATTCTGGCCGTGTGGATTGGCATCTATCCGACGCCGTTCCTCGAGAAGATTGACCCGACGGTCAAGACCGTCATCGCAAGGCTGAACTCGGCGTATGCGGCACCCGCGGTGGCGAAGGCGGCGGCGAAGCCGAATGACTGCGGCGAGACACCGGCCGCCAAGCCCGCCAACCCGTTTGTGTCGATGGCGCCGTGCGATGCCGCCGCCGGGACGGCCGCCAAACCGGCCCCGAGCGAGCCCAAGGCTTCAGTCCCGGCCCTGAACGAGTCTGCGAAAGGGTCCGAGTCGAAGGGGGCAACGAAGAAACCGGGGCCGGGCCCCGAGGGGAGCCCGACAGGAGGGCGCGACTGA
- a CDS encoding AtpZ/AtpI family protein — protein sequence MTNRSMKNSREALRSAGALSTVGLSFVLALVMGFWIGNRLDAWLHTGPVLTILGFFLGLAAGVLNVFRTVSQAFPPGTTPPARDSADGAPPAELPPATPVDEDGQREQ from the coding sequence ATGACCAATCGTTCGATGAAGAACAGCCGGGAGGCCCTTCGCTCGGCCGGCGCGCTGAGCACGGTCGGGCTGTCGTTCGTGCTTGCGCTGGTCATGGGGTTCTGGATCGGCAACAGGCTGGACGCGTGGTTGCACACGGGACCAGTGCTGACGATCTTAGGTTTCTTCCTGGGCCTGGCTGCAGGCGTTCTCAATGTCTTCCGTACCGTGTCGCAGGCGTTTCCTCCCGGCACGACGCCGCCGGCTCGGGACAGCGCAGACGGGGCGCCGCCGGCGGAGTTGCCGCCAGCGACACCGGTCGATGAGGATGGGCAGCGCGAGCAGTGA